From Methanobrevibacter ruminantium, a single genomic window includes:
- a CDS encoding SPL family radical SAM protein, protein MHYVNAKGILSNKNGMNLYRGCTHGCIYCDSRSNVYNMDHAFEDIEIKANATELLKKALKNKKEKVMIGTGSMTDPYIPLEKKIQSVRESLELINKYGHGFTCITKSNLVLRDLDLLKEINEKAKVVIQMTLTTYDEDLCKILEPNVCTTKERVKVLKILNKHDIPTVVWLCPILPFINDTEENINGILDYCIDSNVKGIICFGMGMTLREGNREYFYSKLDKQFPGLKEKYIKTYGNNYGIASPNQKELMKIFYKRTNENKIMNNPDEIFEYLHEFPSKDKTKQTTLF, encoded by the coding sequence ATGCATTACGTTAACGCTAAAGGCATCCTGTCCAATAAGAATGGTATGAACCTATACAGAGGTTGCACTCATGGCTGCATCTACTGCGACTCAAGAAGCAATGTCTACAATATGGACCATGCATTTGAAGACATTGAAATCAAGGCAAATGCAACAGAACTCCTCAAGAAAGCCCTAAAGAATAAAAAGGAAAAGGTCATGATTGGAACAGGATCAATGACAGACCCATACATACCTCTTGAAAAGAAGATACAAAGTGTAAGGGAATCCTTGGAACTCATTAACAAATACGGTCATGGATTTACTTGCATCACAAAATCAAATCTAGTACTCAGGGACTTGGATTTGCTTAAAGAAATCAATGAAAAGGCAAAAGTAGTCATTCAGATGACATTGACAACATACGATGAGGACTTGTGCAAAATACTTGAACCAAATGTATGCACTACAAAGGAAAGAGTGAAAGTATTGAAAATTCTAAATAAACACGACATACCTACAGTTGTTTGGCTATGCCCAATTCTCCCCTTCATTAACGATACAGAAGAAAACATCAATGGAATACTTGACTATTGCATAGACTCAAATGTCAAGGGAATAATCTGTTTTGGAATGGGAATGACATTGAGAGAAGGAAATAGGGAATATTTCTATAGCAAGTTAGACAAGCAGTTCCCAGGACTTAAGGAAAAGTACATCAAGACTTATGGAAACAACTATGGAATAGCTAGTCCAAATCAAAAGGAATTAATGAAAATCTTCTATAAAAGAACAAATGAAAACAAGATAATGAATAATCCAGATGAAATATTTGAATACTTGCATGAATTCCCAAGCAAGGATAAAACTAAGCAGACTACTTTATTTTAA
- a CDS encoding shikimate kinase has translation MTKTVFSPGSATIINAISTGFGSAFGIGLGIEAEAKFSDVGVKCSSDIGADPHLMNLCVEQVLDHYKIGSALDFDDIIPSLDFGNGQGIEVNTKSNLPLGSGLSSSSALSNAVVMATAALVASEFCLEPLTDMEMINMGIDASLEAGVTITGAFDDASASFFGGLTITDNGNREILHHERMSDYDVLVFMPDKESLSGSSDVDRMKLVAPFVSMAFNKALDGDYLEALTLNGLLYGNVLGFDNNIALDALQAGALASGLSGTGSSFVAIVDESSIDCVKEAWASYDGRVIETNVDNRGTRII, from the coding sequence TTGACTAAAACAGTATTTTCTCCAGGTTCTGCAACAATAATCAATGCTATTTCAACCGGTTTCGGTTCTGCATTTGGTATAGGATTAGGTATTGAGGCAGAGGCTAAGTTTTCTGATGTCGGTGTCAAGTGCTCATCAGATATAGGGGCTGATCCTCATTTGATGAACTTATGTGTAGAACAGGTTTTAGACCATTATAAAATAGGAAGTGCATTGGATTTCGATGATATCATACCTAGCTTGGATTTTGGAAATGGGCAGGGAATTGAAGTCAATACAAAATCCAATTTGCCTTTAGGTTCAGGTCTTTCTTCAAGCAGCGCTTTATCAAATGCTGTTGTCATGGCTACTGCTGCATTGGTTGCAAGCGAGTTTTGCCTTGAGCCATTGACAGATATGGAAATGATAAACATGGGTATTGATGCATCCCTTGAAGCCGGAGTTACTATTACAGGTGCTTTTGATGATGCTTCTGCATCTTTCTTTGGAGGATTAACAATTACAGACAATGGCAATAGGGAGATCTTACATCATGAAAGAATGTCTGACTATGATGTTTTGGTCTTTATGCCTGATAAGGAATCATTAAGCGGTTCTTCTGATGTTGATAGGATGAAATTGGTTGCTCCATTTGTAAGCATGGCATTCAATAAAGCCCTTGATGGCGATTATCTTGAAGCTTTGACATTAAATGGATTATTGTATGGTAATGTTTTAGGATTTGACAATAACATTGCCCTTGATGCACTTCAAGCTGGTGCACTTGCTTCTGGATTGTCTGGAACTGGGTCTTCATTTGTAGCTATTGTGGATGAGAGTTCCATTGATTGCGTTAAAGAGGCTTGGGCATCCTATGATGGAAGAGTCATTGAAACAAATGTGGACAATAGAGGAACAAGAATTATTTAA
- the dapB gene encoding 4-hydroxy-tetrahydrodipicolinate reductase, whose amino-acid sequence MIKVAVTGATGRMGSGIIRKITEQDDMEVVAAIEMPNTPLAGVDAGEKAGIGNIGVPIVGSEDLEKALKESGAEVLVDFTIAPAAVETIKRTADCGVNLVVGTTGFTEEQAKGNADVINEKNIKAVISSNFSIGVNVFFKVLKDLTPILNDFDIEIIEAHHNQKADAPSGTAMTAFEVVADALERNPEEVGVYGRQGQVGKRTKEEIGIHAVRGGDIVGDHTVLYVGDGERLEVKHMAHTREVFIAGVIRALRFVGSAEPGKVNDMSDVLGI is encoded by the coding sequence ATGATAAAAGTTGCTGTAACTGGAGCTACTGGAAGAATGGGCTCTGGCATTATAAGAAAAATTACTGAACAGGATGATATGGAAGTTGTAGCTGCTATTGAAATGCCAAACACTCCTTTAGCAGGTGTAGATGCTGGTGAAAAAGCAGGTATCGGTAATATTGGAGTTCCTATCGTCGGTTCAGAAGATTTGGAAAAAGCATTGAAAGAATCTGGAGCTGAAGTCTTAGTTGACTTTACCATTGCTCCTGCTGCTGTAGAAACCATTAAAAGAACTGCTGACTGTGGCGTAAACTTAGTGGTTGGTACCACCGGTTTCACTGAAGAGCAAGCTAAAGGAAATGCTGATGTAATCAATGAAAAGAACATCAAGGCAGTTATTTCCTCTAATTTCTCAATTGGAGTAAATGTATTCTTTAAGGTATTGAAGGACTTGACTCCTATCTTAAATGACTTTGATATTGAAATCATTGAAGCTCACCACAATCAAAAGGCAGATGCTCCTTCCGGAACTGCTATGACTGCATTTGAAGTGGTTGCTGACGCTCTTGAAAGAAACCCTGAAGAAGTGGGAGTCTATGGAAGACAAGGTCAAGTAGGTAAAAGAACCAAAGAGGAAATCGGTATACATGCAGTACGTGGTGGAGACATTGTAGGGGACCACACTGTATTGTATGTTGGCGATGGTGAAAGATTAGAAGTTAAACACATGGCACATACCAGAGAAGTATTCATTGCTGGTGTTATCAGAGCTTTAAGATTCGTAGGTTCCGCAGAACCTGGAAAAGTTAACGACATGTCTGATGTTTTAGGAATTTAA
- a CDS encoding aspartate kinase: MELIVAKFGGTSIGNGQRIRKAAQSIVNAYMEGNKVVVVVSAINKTTDDLVAIADESIGKEVTEKQLAEILSMGERTSIRVFSSVLESLGVKSEYIDPSHDLWPVITDDNYGKAQIDFEKTEEQSQGLLGLLDQGIIPVVCGFLGRTENGEVTTLGRGGSDVTAFLLGHCLNADNVIIVTDVDGVMSTDPRKINEAEKLDYISVEEMRDLATHGAQVLHPHALRFKDPEIKAKIISFEKGDLSDPGTEIVGPFEDSMNKSVCLHSEPISVVALVGEDLLNQIGLIAKMTTLVAEANINIYGISAGQNSITLFLDKCDADEAYHLLHNLVIAEDSLSSISLGRDIAMLTMINPDFIETPGVITEITNPLKEAHINIVEISSSQTAIVLFINWEDGKVAYDLIKGVL, from the coding sequence ATGGAATTAATTGTAGCCAAATTTGGCGGTACTTCGATTGGAAATGGACAAAGAATTAGAAAAGCTGCACAATCTATCGTAAATGCGTATATGGAAGGAAATAAGGTTGTGGTTGTTGTATCAGCTATTAACAAGACTACTGATGACTTAGTAGCTATTGCTGACGAATCCATTGGAAAAGAAGTAACTGAAAAGCAATTGGCTGAAATTTTATCCATGGGTGAGAGAACCAGCATAAGAGTATTTTCATCAGTCTTGGAATCCTTAGGTGTAAAATCCGAATACATTGATCCAAGCCATGACTTATGGCCTGTAATAACTGATGACAACTATGGAAAAGCTCAAATTGATTTTGAAAAAACTGAAGAGCAATCTCAAGGGCTTTTAGGACTTTTAGATCAAGGAATCATTCCAGTCGTCTGCGGATTCTTGGGAAGGACTGAAAATGGAGAAGTGACTACCTTGGGAAGAGGTGGAAGTGATGTCACTGCATTCCTATTAGGTCATTGCTTAAATGCAGATAATGTGATTATCGTTACCGATGTGGATGGAGTCATGTCCACTGATCCAAGAAAAATCAATGAAGCTGAAAAATTGGATTATATCTCTGTTGAAGAGATGAGAGATTTAGCTACTCATGGAGCTCAAGTTTTACACCCTCATGCTTTAAGATTTAAAGATCCTGAAATAAAAGCGAAAATCATTAGCTTTGAAAAAGGTGATTTGTCTGACCCTGGGACTGAGATTGTAGGTCCCTTTGAAGATTCCATGAACAAATCAGTTTGCTTGCATTCGGAACCAATCTCTGTAGTTGCTTTGGTTGGAGAGGATTTGCTAAATCAAATTGGTCTCATTGCAAAAATGACAACTTTGGTAGCGGAAGCTAACATTAACATTTATGGTATTTCTGCAGGTCAAAATTCAATTACCTTATTCTTGGATAAATGTGATGCTGATGAAGCATATCATTTATTGCACAACTTAGTCATTGCTGAAGACAGTTTAAGCTCAATATCCTTAGGAAGGGACATTGCTATGTTAACCATGATTAACCCAGACTTTATTGAAACTCCTGGAGTAATCACTGAAATCACCAATCCACTTAAGGAAGCACACATAAACATTGTCGAAATCTCATCATCCCAAACTGCTATTGTCTTATTTATTAACTGGGAAGATGGTAAGGTAGCATACGACTTAATCAAGGGAGTTTTATAA
- a CDS encoding chorismate mutase, producing MDKKEIMGLFENEEEAQDILEKSRKRIDEIDNDLVNLISERTSLARSIVLAKVFLGMEIYDKSREEQVHAKVNKLAEDLNIDKSILSGIMDMLTTLSKNRQREILEE from the coding sequence GTGGATAAGAAAGAGATTATGGGCTTATTTGAAAATGAGGAAGAAGCTCAGGATATTCTTGAAAAGTCTAGAAAAAGAATCGATGAAATTGATAATGATTTAGTTAACTTAATAAGTGAAAGAACTTCACTTGCTAGGAGTATTGTTTTAGCTAAAGTTTTTTTAGGCATGGAAATTTATGATAAATCAAGAGAAGAACAAGTTCATGCCAAAGTAAATAAATTAGCTGAAGACTTGAATATTGATAAAAGTATTCTTAGCGGTATTATGGACATGCTAACAACTTTAAGTAAAAATAGACAAAGAGAAATTTTGGAGGAATGA
- the dapA gene encoding 4-hydroxy-tetrahydrodipicolinate synthase: protein MRFEGTAVAMVTPMHEDGTIDEEGYRQNINWLIEQDVDGLVAAGTTGESATITHEEHKRVIDIMVDEVDGRVTTIAGTGSNATTEALDLTKYADDAGADMALLITPYYNKPQQHGVIEHYTQIANAVDIDLITYNVPSRTSLDMAPETIVELAKVDNIAALKEASSNVDKVSKTMKLLRDEGLEDDIVILSGSDELTLPLMSVGARGVVSASANIDPRTMVQMVNCILDGNYDQALELHYKQYDLIKALFIETSPAPAKEAMKMMGMPAGPLRLPLVPMLEENKAILRKALEDAGIL from the coding sequence ATGCGTTTTGAAGGAACTGCTGTTGCTATGGTTACTCCTATGCACGAGGACGGAACCATAGATGAAGAAGGATACAGACAAAATATTAACTGGTTGATTGAACAGGATGTTGATGGTTTGGTTGCTGCAGGAACCACGGGTGAATCTGCTACTATCACCCATGAGGAACATAAAAGAGTTATTGACATCATGGTTGATGAAGTTGACGGCAGAGTAACTACCATTGCAGGAACTGGAAGTAATGCAACTACTGAAGCATTGGACTTAACCAAATATGCAGATGATGCTGGAGCAGATATGGCTCTATTGATCACTCCATATTACAACAAACCACAACAACATGGTGTTATTGAACATTATACCCAAATTGCAAATGCAGTGGACATTGATTTGATCACTTATAATGTTCCATCACGTACCAGTTTGGATATGGCTCCTGAAACCATTGTGGAACTTGCAAAAGTGGACAACATTGCTGCATTGAAAGAGGCTTCCTCCAATGTGGACAAAGTATCCAAAACCATGAAACTCTTAAGGGATGAAGGATTGGAAGATGACATTGTAATCTTATCCGGTAGTGATGAATTGACCCTTCCTTTAATGTCTGTTGGTGCAAGAGGTGTAGTGAGTGCTTCTGCTAACATCGATCCAAGAACCATGGTTCAAATGGTAAACTGCATTTTAGACGGTAACTATGACCAAGCTTTGGAATTACATTACAAACAATATGACTTAATCAAAGCTTTATTCATTGAAACCAGTCCGGCACCTGCAAAAGAAGCAATGAAAATGATGGGAATGCCTGCAGGTCCATTAAGATTACCTTTAGTTCCTATGTTAGAGGAAAACAAAGCAATCCTAAGAAAAGCATTGGAAGATGCTGGAATTTTATAA
- a CDS encoding 30S ribosomal protein S17e, whose product MGNIRTSFVKRISKELIETHQGKFTTDFEENKKLVAEYSTVSTKHLRNKIAGYITRLVRQQANQA is encoded by the coding sequence ATGGGAAATATTAGAACTTCATTCGTAAAACGTATATCAAAAGAATTAATTGAAACTCACCAAGGCAAATTTACTACTGATTTTGAAGAAAACAAAAAATTAGTAGCAGAGTACTCTACTGTAAGTACTAAACACTTAAGAAATAAAATTGCTGGTTACATTACTAGATTAGTAAGACAACAAGCAAACCAAGCTTAA